In the Malus domestica chromosome 16, GDT2T_hap1 genome, one interval contains:
- the LOC103444865 gene encoding abscisic acid 8'-hydroxylase CYP707A2, with protein sequence MELNLLNSMFCIFAFVVLFLFVINSLITKLFTPVRRKIPLPPGSLGWPYIGETFQLYSQNPNVFFASKQKRFGSIFKTHILGCPCVMISSPEAAKFVLSRAHLFKPTFPASKERMLGKEAIFFHQGDYHAKLRKLVLRAFMPEAVRSIIPDIESIAKDSLKSCQGRLINTFQEMKTFTFNVALLSIFGKDEILYREDLKRCYYILEKGYNSMPINLPGTLFHKSMKARKELAQILAKIISKRRQRMQVEEEEHKDLLGSFMGDNKGLTDQQIADNVIGVIFAARDTTASVLTWIVKYLGENPSVLQAVTDEQEAIVRSKEEEEDKVLSWADTKKMPMTCRVIQETLRVASILSFTFREAVEHVEYEGYLIPKGWKVLPLFRNIHHSPEIFPDPDKFDPSRFEVAPKPNTYMPFGSGNHSCPGNELAKLEILVFLHHLTTKYRWSIVGAQTGIQYGPFALPQNGLPIRLSPKTII encoded by the exons ATGGAGCTGAATCTCCTAAACTCCATGTTTTGCATCTTTGCCTTTGTTGTTTTATTCCTCTTTGTCATCAATTCCCTCATCACCAAGCTCTTCACTCCGGTTCGCCGGAAAATCCCACTTCCACCGGGTTCCTTGGGCTGGCCTTACATTGGAGAAACCTTCCAACTCTACTCTCAAAACCCAAATGTCTTCTTTGCCTCAAAACAAAAGAG GTTTGGGTCAATCTTCAAAACCCACATCTTGGGTTGTCCATGTGTGATGATTTCGAGCCCGGAAGCGGCGAAATTCGTGCTTTCTCGAGCCCATCTGTTCAAGCCAACTTTTCCGGCAAGCAAAGAGAGGATGTTGGGGAAAGAAGCCATCTTTTTCCACCAAGGAGATTATCATGCCAAATTGAGAAAGCTTGTCCTTCGTGCCTTCATGCCGGAAGCCGTCAGAAGTATCATCCCTGACATTGAATCCATTGCCAAAGACTCTCTCAAGTCCTGCCAAGGCCGCTTGATCAACACCTTCCAAGAAATGAAAACG TTCACATTCAATGTTGCACTcctttctatatttggaaaggATGAGATTCTGTACAGAGAGGATCTGAAGAGGTGTTACTACATTCTTGAGAAGGGATACAATTCAATGCCCATTAATCTTCCAGGCACACTGTTTCACAAGTCAATGAAAGCAAGGAAGGAGCTTGCTCAGATCTTGGCCAAAATTATATCTAAAAGGAGGCAAAGGATgcaggtggaggaggaggagcatAAGGATCTTCTCGGATCATTCATGGGTGACAACAAAGGCCTCACAGACCAACAAATCGCCGACAACGTAATTGGTGTCATCTTCGCTGCCCGTGACACCACGGCCAGCGTCTTGACTTGGATTGTCAAGTACCTTGGGGAAAACCCAAGTGTGCTTCAAGCTGTCACT GATGAGCAAGAAGCAATAGTAAGGtcaaaagaagaggaagaggataaAGTTCTTAGTTGGGCAGATACCAAAAAGATGCCCATGACTTGTAGAGTTATTCAGGAGACACTTAGAGTTGCTTCCATTTTATCTTTTACTTTCAGGGAAGCTGTGGAGCATGTTGAATATGAAG GTTATCTGATACCAAAAGGGTGGAAAGTATTACCACTTTTCAGAAATATTCACCACAGCCCAGAAATCTTTCCTGACCCTGACAAGTTTGATCCTTCCAGATTTGAG GTTGCTCCAAAACCCAATACATACATGCCATTTGGCAGCGGGAACCACTCATGTCCAGGGAATGAATTGGCCAAGCTGGAGATTTTGGTCTTTCTACACCACCTAACAACAAAGTACAG ATGGTCTATTGTTGGTGCACAAACTGGCATACAGTATGGCCCTTTTGCTCTTCCCCAAAATGGCCTGCCCATCAGATTATCTCCTAAAACTATCATATAA